The following coding sequences are from one Saprospiraceae bacterium window:
- a CDS encoding T9SS type A sorting domain-containing protein — MRGPILIDQLTSGLTYFLQIMPDNSLVKNSGGNFCISIKEPSATTPYSALSLELIPDCIYGVLAKVKHISKGGSGMHHYYGPTEDEIFFPGQKIEAFVEDAKSCRAFSQLTVDCGSLSAKCKNSNLDIQLTTECIKDSIGRQTGNVILHISGFGGSGAYYLYGTPDGTQLKHGENYKIIIIDSDSCYVVEEGKVNCPPFDCSQSNLKVEVSVECIDTLFQARLTPQVSGDLGGFTVQQTPMNIYLDQGTAYVIDVKDAAGCVSQIKGVIDCDFDSCAYAKPQLIVDYDCLKDLAGNNSGLARLNVHAESKVGGIYYIGNQPGDTLKNHDQYSIQMVDSFGCGELRSGTIQCDVLAEEDPSIKSNQFICKPNPVHATLVIECSNPDFSKIQFKMITSDGRKFEVNARQLNSDLFWIDVSHLVPGLYYLECSNKEYIEFKAVIKE, encoded by the coding sequence ATGCGAGGACCAATATTAATCGACCAATTGACTTCTGGGCTGACTTATTTTTTACAAATCATGCCCGACAATTCCCTTGTAAAAAATAGTGGGGGAAATTTTTGTATCTCAATAAAAGAACCTTCTGCCACTACTCCATATTCAGCGCTAAGTTTAGAACTAATTCCTGATTGTATTTATGGTGTGTTGGCGAAAGTAAAGCATATTTCCAAGGGTGGATCTGGTATGCATCATTATTATGGACCTACTGAGGATGAAATCTTTTTTCCAGGACAAAAGATTGAAGCTTTTGTTGAAGATGCAAAGTCTTGTCGAGCTTTTTCGCAATTAACTGTAGATTGTGGGAGCTTATCTGCAAAATGCAAAAATTCAAATTTAGACATTCAACTCACCACAGAATGTATAAAAGATAGCATTGGAAGGCAAACAGGAAATGTGATCCTTCATATTTCGGGATTCGGAGGCTCCGGCGCTTATTACTTATATGGCACTCCAGATGGTACTCAACTTAAACATGGCGAGAATTATAAAATCATCATTATTGATAGTGACTCCTGCTATGTCGTAGAAGAAGGAAAAGTGAATTGTCCTCCTTTTGATTGTTCTCAATCAAACCTTAAAGTCGAGGTAAGCGTAGAATGTATCGACACATTGTTTCAAGCGCGTTTGACGCCTCAGGTGTCCGGAGATCTTGGAGGTTTTACAGTTCAACAAACACCGATGAATATATATCTTGATCAAGGAACAGCCTATGTAATTGATGTGAAAGATGCTGCAGGATGTGTCAGCCAAATCAAAGGCGTGATCGACTGTGATTTTGATTCTTGTGCCTATGCAAAACCGCAACTAATTGTGGATTATGATTGCTTGAAAGATCTGGCGGGCAATAATAGCGGATTGGCTCGATTAAACGTGCATGCAGAGTCAAAAGTTGGTGGCATTTATTACATTGGTAACCAACCTGGAGATACGTTGAAAAATCATGATCAATATTCAATACAGATGGTTGATTCCTTTGGCTGTGGTGAGTTGCGTTCAGGAACCATTCAATGCGATGTTCTTGCTGAGGAGGATCCATCAATTAAATCTAATCAATTTATCTGTAAACCTAATCCAGTTCATGCCACACTTGTCATTGAATGTTCAAATCCGGATTTTTCAAAAATTCAATTTAAAATGATCACTTCTGACGGTCGGAAATTTGAAGTAAATGCGAGACAGTTGAACAGCGATTTGTTTTGGATAGATGTTTCTCATTTGGTACCTGGTCTCTACTACCTTGAATGTAGTAACAAGGAATACATTGAATTTAAAGCCGTAATCAAAGAATAA
- a CDS encoding orotate phosphoribosyltransferase, with the protein MTLLSQNIADQLLQIKAIQLNPQNPYTWASGLRSPIYCDNRQILSFPEARKHVIFALARVSSEFADVDAIAGVATAGIPWGAYVADRLDLPYCYVRSKPKDHGLKNLIEGKIPTGSNVVVVEDLVSTGGSSFEAIEALKAEGMTIAGVVCIFHYGFAQTLQKFAENKVECKSLTNFSILLERSLHSQYISGDDFTKLKSWNLNPKAWSDQFQSSL; encoded by the coding sequence GTGACTCTACTTTCCCAAAATATTGCCGATCAATTGCTGCAAATTAAAGCAATTCAACTCAACCCTCAAAATCCATATACTTGGGCTTCAGGCCTACGCAGTCCAATCTATTGTGACAATAGGCAGATTCTCAGTTTTCCTGAAGCAAGGAAGCATGTTATATTTGCTTTGGCCAGGGTAAGTTCGGAGTTTGCTGATGTAGATGCCATAGCTGGTGTGGCTACTGCGGGGATTCCCTGGGGTGCTTATGTGGCTGATCGGCTCGACCTCCCTTATTGTTATGTCAGATCTAAACCAAAGGATCATGGACTCAAGAATCTTATAGAAGGCAAGATACCCACCGGTAGCAATGTTGTGGTAGTAGAAGATTTGGTATCGACCGGAGGTAGCTCTTTTGAAGCCATTGAGGCATTAAAAGCAGAAGGAATGACGATAGCAGGGGTGGTCTGTATCTTTCACTATGGTTTTGCCCAAACATTGCAAAAATTCGCAGAAAATAAGGTGGAATGCAAGTCGTTGACTAATTTTTCAATTCTTTTGGAACGATCTTTGCATTCGCAGTACATATCAGGAGATGACTTCACAAAACTCAAATCCTGGAATCTTAATCCCAAGGCATGGTCTGATCAATTTCAGTCATCTCTTTAA
- a CDS encoding ABC transporter substrate-binding protein encodes MRRIFAYVILAILHFGCFRPDADSEEVFHYNQQTPITSLDPAFAKSLNHMWAIEHVYNQLLDLDDSMKLVPEIASSWEILDQGLTYQFHLRNDIYFQDDTIFKPQSTRLLTARDVKYSFSRLMDKNLATPGSWVFAGKLRDSMPFEAASDTIFILHLKQPFSPIMQMLTMHYCSIVPEEFQKYTSRFVSEHPVGTGPFQLQKWLGKQGMFFKKNENFYLKGLPKLKGIRISFIEDRTSAYLEFSKGKIDFFSGIHSGFASDILDENGDLKRSKRRSISFYKNNFLNTEYIGINRTVLPPDHCLQNRLVRQALNFAIDRAQLIKVLRHGIGTPAVQGFVPQGMASNDMHLISGYEYNPKKAKALLDSAGYFGLQHGAEIKIYTNKDYLDIIQFVAGEWQKIGVKCAIELMETSALREQMRVGGVPVFRASWVADYPDEENFFAPFYSKNPAPPNYTRFSSINFDALYDNAVTETDYQRRMDMYRKMDSILISESPVIFLFYDQTAWFASSTIHGLKPNSLNILKLCEVYQTVRQQ; translated from the coding sequence TTGAGGAGAATTTTTGCTTATGTGATTCTTGCAATATTACATTTCGGCTGCTTCAGGCCAGATGCAGACTCCGAAGAGGTTTTTCACTATAATCAACAAACACCTATAACATCATTGGATCCTGCATTTGCGAAGTCATTGAACCATATGTGGGCTATTGAGCATGTGTACAATCAATTATTGGATTTGGATGACTCAATGAAGCTTGTTCCGGAGATTGCAAGCTCTTGGGAGATATTAGATCAGGGTCTGACCTATCAGTTTCATTTGAGAAATGATATTTACTTTCAAGATGACACCATATTTAAGCCGCAATCTACTAGACTTTTGACTGCAAGAGATGTAAAGTATTCATTTTCTAGATTAATGGACAAAAATCTGGCAACCCCCGGAAGTTGGGTATTTGCTGGCAAGCTAAGAGACAGTATGCCATTTGAAGCAGCCTCAGATACTATTTTTATCCTTCATTTAAAGCAGCCTTTTTCTCCAATAATGCAGATGCTTACCATGCATTACTGTAGTATTGTACCGGAAGAATTTCAAAAATACACATCACGCTTTGTTTCGGAACATCCTGTAGGGACAGGACCATTCCAATTGCAAAAATGGTTGGGCAAGCAAGGAATGTTTTTTAAAAAAAATGAAAACTTTTACCTCAAAGGTCTTCCAAAGTTGAAGGGAATCAGAATCAGTTTTATTGAGGATAGGACCTCGGCGTACCTGGAATTTTCAAAGGGGAAAATAGATTTTTTTTCCGGAATCCATTCAGGGTTTGCAAGTGATATCCTTGATGAAAACGGAGATTTGAAAAGATCTAAACGGAGATCTATCTCCTTCTATAAAAATAATTTTCTGAATACAGAGTATATAGGAATCAACAGGACGGTACTCCCGCCGGACCATTGCCTTCAGAACAGGCTTGTACGACAAGCATTGAATTTTGCTATCGATCGAGCCCAACTCATAAAAGTATTAAGACATGGTATTGGTACTCCAGCCGTGCAAGGCTTTGTCCCTCAAGGTATGGCTTCTAATGACATGCATTTAATTTCAGGCTACGAATACAATCCGAAAAAGGCGAAGGCACTTTTGGATTCTGCTGGGTATTTTGGACTGCAGCATGGCGCGGAAATTAAAATTTATACCAATAAAGACTATCTGGATATCATTCAATTCGTTGCAGGAGAATGGCAAAAAATCGGAGTAAAGTGTGCTATTGAATTGATGGAGACATCAGCTCTCAGAGAACAAATGAGGGTAGGGGGAGTCCCTGTTTTCCGTGCTTCATGGGTTGCAGATTATCCGGATGAGGAAAATTTTTTCGCACCATTCTACAGTAAAAATCCAGCACCCCCAAACTATACGAGATTTTCTTCTATAAATTTCGATGCATTGTATGATAATGCGGTTACTGAAACAGATTATCAAAGAAGAATGGATATGTATAGAAAGATGGATAGTATTTTAATTAGTGAATCACCGGTAATTTTTCTTTTCTACGACCAAACCGCGTGGTTTGCTTCATCTACAATTCATGGATTGAAACCAAACAGCTTAAATATTTTAAAGCTGTGTGAAGTTTATCAAACTGTCCGACAACAATAA
- a CDS encoding DUF1800 domain-containing protein, with translation MSTATCLKGTLDKYVPNPEMPWNERRVRHLLNKLKGGATLAEIQNALKESDPEAYIKKLFASAVSHPLPGEKNALADYSYIWKDFKSVNVHTQPPPNQPPLEANRDYRGQYTVINQSRYNHLVNLWIHGMVKEGLRHKLALFWANHFVSTPDGQWLSFNYQYYYMNHYFALGNFKDFVYHIGRTPLMLIYLSGYVSGPVPNNNYARELLELFTMGPGNYTEKDIVEIARALTGWGIKTAYYNNGVVGEYFPVAVADFTNPDKLDNYYFRGKNYHDFGRKTFLGGTIAGRNPSTETAAKIAANSDYRDVIDIIFRQRTSEIAHFICTKLYKFYLYDDPPADIVNAMADEFKKAWSIQDVLIKLFSSDHFFQEESMGLNIKSPFDMMIQFYRAMGLELDEDYFIPKYNSSKQIFENTAESGGIKTLESMYYQNSNLGQQLFFPPNVAGWKGYRSWLNEHTLVTRWRYMSEQFDYYLNKTSTREKYRQLLKDLTNNSKDPDFIVQKFAEHLFAIPLDEEYIKQAIGVFKAPVPSNYFINGTWSLDYSAVPTQILNTLKYFVTIPEFQLI, from the coding sequence ATGTCAACGGCAACTTGCCTCAAAGGAACTTTGGATAAGTATGTTCCTAATCCCGAAATGCCTTGGAATGAAAGAAGGGTGAGACACCTTTTAAATAAATTAAAAGGAGGTGCAACTCTTGCCGAAATCCAAAATGCTCTGAAAGAATCTGATCCAGAGGCTTACATTAAAAAACTATTTGCCTCAGCGGTTTCGCATCCTTTGCCAGGAGAAAAGAATGCACTCGCAGATTATTCTTATATCTGGAAAGATTTCAAATCTGTGAACGTTCATACCCAGCCACCACCTAATCAACCTCCATTGGAGGCAAACAGAGATTACAGAGGTCAATATACTGTAATTAACCAATCGCGGTATAATCATCTGGTCAATCTTTGGATTCACGGTATGGTGAAGGAAGGATTGCGACATAAGTTAGCTTTGTTTTGGGCAAATCATTTTGTTTCGACTCCTGATGGGCAATGGTTGTCATTTAACTATCAGTATTACTACATGAACCATTATTTTGCACTGGGAAATTTTAAGGATTTTGTATATCATATCGGTAGAACTCCACTGATGTTGATTTACCTGAGTGGATACGTAAGTGGTCCTGTGCCGAATAATAATTATGCCAGAGAACTGTTAGAACTTTTTACGATGGGTCCGGGCAATTATACTGAAAAAGATATAGTTGAAATTGCTCGAGCTTTGACCGGTTGGGGTATCAAAACAGCTTATTATAATAACGGAGTAGTTGGAGAGTATTTTCCTGTAGCTGTTGCCGACTTTACGAATCCAGACAAATTGGATAATTATTATTTCAGGGGAAAAAACTATCACGATTTTGGTCGCAAAACATTTTTGGGTGGTACAATAGCAGGAAGAAATCCATCTACTGAAACTGCAGCTAAAATTGCTGCAAATTCGGACTATAGAGATGTAATCGATATCATTTTCAGGCAACGTACAAGTGAGATTGCTCATTTTATCTGCACGAAATTGTATAAATTTTATTTGTATGATGATCCTCCGGCAGATATCGTAAATGCTATGGCTGATGAGTTTAAAAAGGCATGGAGCATTCAAGATGTATTGATAAAATTATTTTCTAGCGATCATTTTTTTCAAGAAGAATCCATGGGCTTAAACATCAAAAGCCCATTTGATATGATGATACAGTTCTACCGTGCAATGGGACTTGAACTAGACGAAGATTATTTTATTCCGAAGTACAATAGCAGCAAACAAATCTTTGAAAATACAGCCGAAAGTGGAGGTATTAAAACTTTGGAATCCATGTATTATCAAAATAGCAATTTGGGGCAGCAATTGTTTTTTCCTCCTAACGTTGCAGGTTGGAAAGGTTACAGATCTTGGTTAAATGAACATACCCTGGTGACAAGATGGCGATATATGTCAGAGCAATTCGATTATTATCTCAACAAAACCTCTACCAGAGAAAAGTACCGTCAGTTATTGAAAGACCTAACCAACAATAGTAAAGATCCGGACTTTATTGTACAGAAGTTTGCTGAGCATCTTTTTGCAATTCCATTGGATGAGGAATACATCAAGCAAGCCATTGGCGTTTTTAAAGCACCCGTACCATCAAACTATTTTATCAATGGTACTTGGTCGTTGGATTATTCAGCAGTGCCAACACAGATACTCAATACATTGAAATATTTTGTAACTATTCCTGAGTTTCAACTCATTTAA
- a CDS encoding M42 family metallopeptidase — protein MSLITKKSEEFLHKYLNQASPTGHESEGQKLWLDYIKPYIDDWKLDAYGTLFSIINPNQKFRVVLEGHADEISWMVNYISDDGFIYVIRNGGADQSIAPSKRVQILTPKGKIPGIFGWPAIHTRKGNDTNLTATLENIFIDVGAKDKDEVLKMGIHVGCIVMYEDSLFTLNDRYYVGRALDNRIGGFCIAEVARLLHKNKIKLPFSLYIVNSVQEEVGLRGAEMIARTIQPNIAIVTDVTHDTHTPMIKTKEQGSIKCGDGPVICYAPSVHNKLQTLIIQTAEKNKIPIQRTAASRTTGTDTDAFAYSNGGVPSALISLPLRYMHTTVESAHKDDVENIIQLLYELMRAIDPKESLRYF, from the coding sequence ATGTCACTCATTACAAAGAAGTCCGAAGAATTCTTACACAAATATCTCAACCAAGCCTCTCCTACAGGACACGAATCCGAAGGACAGAAACTTTGGTTGGACTATATCAAACCATACATAGATGATTGGAAGCTGGATGCCTATGGTACGCTATTCAGCATAATCAATCCTAACCAGAAATTTCGGGTCGTTTTAGAGGGTCATGCAGATGAAATATCGTGGATGGTAAACTACATTTCTGATGATGGATTTATCTATGTCATCCGCAACGGTGGTGCAGACCAATCCATTGCTCCATCCAAGCGAGTGCAAATTTTGACACCGAAAGGTAAGATTCCCGGTATATTTGGTTGGCCTGCAATTCATACCAGAAAAGGGAATGATACAAATCTGACTGCCACCCTGGAGAACATTTTTATTGATGTAGGCGCAAAAGATAAAGATGAAGTCCTCAAGATGGGTATCCATGTTGGATGTATCGTCATGTACGAGGATAGTTTATTTACATTAAACGATAGATATTACGTTGGCCGAGCATTGGACAATAGGATAGGTGGTTTTTGCATCGCTGAAGTTGCAAGACTTTTACACAAGAACAAAATCAAACTTCCATTTTCACTTTATATTGTCAATTCTGTTCAGGAAGAGGTCGGATTACGTGGTGCTGAAATGATTGCCCGCACGATTCAACCGAATATCGCCATAGTGACTGATGTCACGCACGACACTCATACGCCAATGATCAAGACAAAAGAACAAGGAAGTATCAAGTGTGGTGATGGGCCGGTGATATGTTATGCACCCTCAGTGCATAATAAATTACAGACTTTAATTATACAAACTGCTGAAAAAAATAAAATCCCCATACAAAGGACTGCAGCTTCTCGCACAACAGGTACAGATACTGATGCTTTTGCATATTCAAATGGAGGAGTACCCTCTGCATTAATATCTTTGCCTTTGAGATATATGCACACAACAGTGGAGTCAGCTCACAAAGATGACGTAGAGAATATTATACAATTACTTTATGAGTTGATGCGAGCGATCGACCCTAAGGAAAGTTTGCGTTATTTTTAA
- a CDS encoding SET domain-containing protein-lysine N-methyltransferase, protein MKSSTLGIAHDQVEPLHLEVYHNPENGFRGLICHQSFGKGEVISAFSAQQELTKPNYLTVQISAQKHIILHPNKLECVNHSCKPNCFFNIETMTLEAVEDIEPGTELFFFYPSTEWDMEQSFQCHCGEDNCIGTIMGAKYLPLSILKQYNLSPYIQNCLAEGI, encoded by the coding sequence ATGAAAAGTTCTACCCTTGGGATAGCTCATGATCAAGTTGAACCTTTACATCTTGAGGTCTATCATAATCCTGAAAACGGATTTAGAGGGCTTATTTGTCATCAATCATTTGGAAAGGGAGAGGTGATTTCGGCCTTCTCTGCTCAGCAAGAATTGACAAAGCCAAATTATCTCACTGTTCAGATATCTGCTCAAAAGCATATTATTCTCCATCCAAATAAGTTAGAATGTGTAAACCATAGCTGTAAACCCAACTGCTTTTTTAACATTGAAACAATGACTCTCGAAGCTGTTGAAGATATTGAACCGGGTACAGAATTATTTTTCTTTTACCCTTCAACTGAATGGGACATGGAACAGTCATTTCAATGCCATTGTGGTGAAGACAATTGTATTGGGACAATAATGGGTGCAAAATATTTACCCTTATCCATTCTAAAACAATATAATTTAAGTCCTTACATCCAAAATTGTCTTGCAGAAGGTATTTGA
- a CDS encoding SET domain-containing protein-lysine N-methyltransferase, with amino-acid sequence MKICVLQADYSSCNHDYKYYDPPRDLNQWLDGHQVEYIFLHKLTTYKQLAELKSKEFDIFINLCEGYLEWEVPSLDVIYFLELLQLPYTGPTVDLYDPPKQLMKYVAYCNNVLSPQYALIKNVDQLEDNISHLQFPLFVKPAKAGDSLGIDEKSLCTNINELQSKCCSLLDEFSEILVEEYIDGREVTVLVAAGIGESQASIAFQPIEYVFPKKHRFKTYSLKTNELHADANIPFIEEPACSQIKHAAINIFDGFEGYGYARLDFRINKSGRIYFLEINFTCSVFYPLGLEGSADHILKHTPDGHQIFLNQIIAEGIYRHKGKFKLYEIKPIQIMGYGIFARNDIKKDTIVFPGEERSYRLVSKNYVEKHWDEKRKTAFKHYAYPVSQDVYIVWDRNPTDWAPQNHSCEPNTAYNGLNVIAIRNIASGEELTLDYASLIDETAASFECKCGSKNCRKQIYGTRKLFGNSSQGFEN; translated from the coding sequence ATGAAAATTTGTGTCTTACAAGCCGATTACTCCAGTTGTAATCATGATTATAAATACTATGACCCTCCTAGAGATTTAAATCAATGGTTGGACGGACATCAGGTAGAATATATCTTTCTACATAAACTTACCACATACAAACAACTTGCAGAGTTAAAGTCAAAAGAGTTTGACATTTTCATCAACCTGTGCGAAGGGTATCTAGAGTGGGAAGTTCCATCCTTGGATGTAATTTACTTTTTAGAACTCCTCCAATTACCATATACAGGCCCCACAGTGGATCTATATGACCCACCAAAACAGCTAATGAAGTACGTCGCATATTGTAACAATGTACTTTCTCCACAATATGCATTAATCAAAAATGTTGATCAATTAGAAGATAATATTTCACATCTTCAATTTCCACTTTTTGTAAAACCTGCCAAAGCAGGAGACAGCTTAGGAATTGATGAAAAATCTTTGTGTACAAATATTAATGAATTGCAATCCAAATGTTGCAGTTTATTAGATGAGTTTTCTGAAATTTTAGTTGAAGAGTACATTGATGGCAGGGAAGTAACTGTATTGGTTGCAGCCGGAATTGGAGAGTCCCAAGCGAGTATTGCTTTTCAACCAATAGAATATGTATTTCCAAAAAAGCATCGTTTCAAAACATACTCACTGAAAACAAATGAACTTCATGCTGATGCGAATATACCCTTCATAGAAGAGCCTGCCTGCTCTCAAATAAAACATGCAGCTATCAATATTTTTGACGGATTTGAAGGGTATGGATATGCACGACTTGATTTCAGAATAAACAAGAGTGGCAGGATTTATTTTTTGGAAATCAATTTTACTTGCAGTGTTTTCTATCCTCTTGGACTGGAAGGGTCAGCTGACCATATCCTAAAGCATACACCTGATGGCCATCAAATATTTCTGAATCAAATCATTGCAGAAGGAATTTACAGACATAAAGGAAAATTTAAACTCTATGAAATCAAACCAATTCAAATCATGGGTTATGGAATTTTTGCAAGGAATGATATCAAAAAAGATACAATAGTTTTTCCCGGTGAGGAGCGCAGTTACAGATTGGTATCCAAGAATTATGTCGAGAAGCATTGGGACGAAAAAAGGAAAACTGCATTTAAACATTATGCATATCCAGTGAGCCAAGACGTGTATATCGTCTGGGACAGAAACCCAACAGATTGGGCTCCACAAAATCATAGTTGCGAACCAAACACTGCTTATAACGGTCTGAATGTAATAGCGATTAGAAATATTGCATCAGGAGAAGAACTAACATTGGATTATGCTTCACTAATAGATGAAACGGCTGCGTCCTTTGAATGCAAATGTGGCAGTAAAAATTGCAGAAAACAAATCTATGGAACCCGAAAGTTATTTGGCAATAGTAGTCAAGGGTTTGAAAATTGA
- a CDS encoding NUDIX domain-containing protein, with the protein MKISKQSYKIYINDKVLHLVDKEHFANLQLSAKCLKVPYSGSKKSLFQYLDTLEKSSRFDEIALQTDDLDTLYKDFKSLFKWVPAAGGIIRREDGRILMIFRRNVWDLPKGKLDDNEKPRAAAVRECEEETGLQNLDLISKLKNTFHIYRDNENKRVLKKTSWYILNAPMPDQIKVQIEEQIERADWMNKNESLDAVPVLLSIHELVGYYWALPELA; encoded by the coding sequence ATGAAAATTAGTAAGCAAAGTTATAAAATATACATTAATGACAAGGTATTACATCTTGTGGATAAGGAGCATTTTGCAAATTTACAACTGTCAGCAAAGTGCCTGAAAGTGCCATATTCAGGTTCGAAGAAATCACTTTTCCAATATCTGGACACCTTAGAAAAGTCATCCCGTTTCGATGAGATTGCCTTACAAACGGACGATTTGGATACCCTTTACAAGGATTTTAAGAGTTTGTTTAAGTGGGTTCCAGCCGCCGGAGGAATCATCCGCAGGGAGGATGGCAGGATCCTTATGATTTTCAGACGCAATGTCTGGGATTTGCCTAAAGGAAAGTTGGACGACAATGAAAAACCAAGAGCAGCGGCTGTCCGGGAATGTGAAGAGGAGACAGGGCTACAAAATCTAGATTTGATCAGCAAATTAAAGAACACATTTCATATTTACCGAGACAACGAAAACAAACGGGTGTTAAAAAAAACTTCCTGGTACATCCTGAATGCGCCTATGCCAGATCAGATCAAAGTTCAAATTGAAGAGCAAATCGAACGGGCGGATTGGATGAACAAAAATGAATCTTTAGACGCTGTGCCGGTCTTGCTTTCTATTCATGAATTAGTTGGATACTATTGGGCTTTGCCGGAATTGGCATAG
- a CDS encoding DUF1501 domain-containing protein, giving the protein MKSKEIKNNPRFDQGLGDLHNQEHIHWNRRQFLGAGGMLSLGSVMLGGLPASPLLSPELLASFAGSNQNRILVLIKMFGGNDGLNMVIPHSEAVGNEFYRNTLRPNISLKHGTHYDDSMLLSGYGTPDWALPSQLSGFMPLWKEGKMNIIQNVGYPNQDYSHFTSDRYWSTASDSIDDKTNNSGWMGRFLEQDYPAMEDTPTAVPPAMRIGYYNDYLFLSPQARQTELVFYDANQFYQFAQRGALHSTDGLGNCEIGDEKNFLRQLTNNSLRYSEKIYQAYNKSKQYSTPPANQGYNNIANDLGIVSRLIRGGLGTRVYLVAMGGFDTHESQMNIHPRLMLELNNAVTWFLDDLKKDNAQTDVAVMTYSEFGRTIRENGSQGTDHGNLSTMFMFGEKLSGGFHGNPMVLDDAGLSTGGTLLFFEDAKQKATDFRSVFGSTLQQWMCVDDELVDFSMGSNYKRLALFDVEACSGIENKGSNNNAVLLGHNPDLYNPSQIVIKFSQLVGSETALYIKSINGKTIAKLHDKYTPAGSYNLIFDPLQWKVPRGEYIYQLNSGGKIYARKFNIF; this is encoded by the coding sequence ATGAAATCAAAAGAAATCAAAAATAATCCTCGGTTTGATCAAGGTCTGGGAGATCTGCACAATCAGGAACATATTCACTGGAATAGAAGACAATTCCTTGGAGCAGGAGGAATGTTGAGTTTGGGATCGGTAATGCTGGGAGGCCTTCCCGCCAGCCCACTATTGAGTCCTGAATTGCTGGCTAGTTTTGCTGGTTCCAATCAAAATAGAATCCTTGTTTTGATAAAAATGTTTGGTGGAAATGATGGCCTGAATATGGTGATCCCTCACAGCGAAGCCGTCGGAAATGAATTTTATAGAAATACTCTCAGACCTAATATTTCATTAAAACATGGTACCCATTATGATGATTCTATGTTGCTCAGCGGATATGGTACTCCTGACTGGGCACTACCTTCACAACTTTCAGGCTTCATGCCTTTATGGAAGGAAGGAAAAATGAACATCATCCAGAATGTGGGATATCCCAATCAGGATTATTCTCATTTTACATCGGACAGGTATTGGTCAACAGCTAGTGACTCGATAGATGATAAAACAAATAACAGCGGATGGATGGGTAGATTTTTAGAGCAAGATTACCCTGCTATGGAAGATACGCCAACTGCAGTTCCTCCGGCGATGAGAATCGGTTATTATAATGATTATTTATTTTTATCACCACAGGCAAGGCAGACAGAGCTTGTTTTTTATGATGCAAACCAATTCTATCAGTTTGCGCAAAGAGGGGCTCTGCATAGTACTGATGGCTTAGGGAATTGTGAGATTGGTGATGAAAAAAATTTTCTTCGCCAATTGACAAATAATTCATTGCGATACTCTGAAAAAATTTATCAAGCTTATAATAAATCAAAACAATATAGTACTCCTCCAGCCAATCAAGGTTATAATAATATTGCCAACGATCTGGGAATAGTGTCCAGATTAATTCGGGGTGGTCTTGGTACTCGTGTGTATTTAGTCGCAATGGGTGGCTTTGATACTCACGAAAGTCAAATGAATATTCATCCAAGGTTGATGTTGGAGCTGAATAATGCTGTCACTTGGTTTTTAGATGATCTCAAAAAAGACAATGCTCAAACTGATGTAGCGGTGATGACTTATTCAGAGTTTGGTCGTACTATTCGAGAGAATGGATCACAAGGTACCGACCATGGTAATTTATCTACAATGTTCATGTTTGGAGAAAAACTTAGTGGAGGCTTTCACGGAAATCCAATGGTATTGGACGATGCTGGATTGAGTACAGGTGGTACCTTATTGTTTTTTGAAGATGCCAAACAAAAAGCAACAGATTTCCGATCTGTCTTTGGATCTACATTGCAACAATGGATGTGTGTCGATGATGAATTGGTTGATTTTTCAATGGGTTCAAATTATAAGAGATTGGCTCTGTTTGATGTTGAAGCCTGCTCAGGCATTGAAAATAAAGGCTCGAACAACAATGCAGTATTATTGGGCCACAACCCTGATCTATACAATCCATCTCAAATTGTAATCAAATTTTCGCAGTTGGTAGGTTCTGAAACTGCGCTTTACATAAAATCAATAAATGGAAAGACAATTGCTAAATTGCATGACAAATACACACCTGCAGGATCGTACAATTTAATTTTTGATCCGTTACAATGGAAAGTGCCGAGAGGAGAATATATTTATCAACTGAACAGTGGAGGTAAAATTTACGCTCGCAAATTCAATATTTTCTAA